One genomic region from Quercus robur chromosome 4, dhQueRobu3.1, whole genome shotgun sequence encodes:
- the LOC126723069 gene encoding squamosa promoter-binding-like protein 7 isoform X2 yields the protein MEIGGNMFGQSNGNRGQNGNNNASLGWDIWELSTSRLDWNTNSNNTFYNTTTTTAAVSTAADDTSITAGSPTTTRNDASASHALLFSDHNDSLGLLHHHFHYQHQNHHHNQQPLYAGDGSHLHPDPHLMCLKLGKRHYFEQDTANPLGDRHVSLPIPSSSSSSSIGKRGKPYYSGGVVTVTSSSAATSSSSCSTLPATVPRCQVDGCHVALINAKDYHRRHKVCEMHSKAPKVVVLGLDQRFCQQCSRFHAVSEFDESKRSCRRRLAGHNERRRKSSHDSAATKNSTQGCALSLLSSKTDSWVSPPDLSTRSSAALRELIAEHRAAILSRQLVFDRDWHTQHHAMEELGDAQQPRSNSPIPHQYQMFPEPHSWDRFHESDTHVTLDLMQASSSAFGLLSMRGKNKDDEECSDLWNSFHGAHVI from the exons atggaGATTGGCGGGAACATGTTTGGTCAGAGCAACGGTAACAGGGGGCAAAATGGTAATAATAATGCCAGTCTAGGCTGGGATATCTGGGAGCTTAGTACTTCAAGGTTAGATTGGAATACTAATAGTAACAACACATTttacaacaccaccaccaccaccgcagCCGTCTCCACCGCCGCAGACGACACTTCCATCACGGCGGGGAGTCCCACCACCACTCGTAATGATGCAAGTGCATCCCACGCGCTTCTTTTCTCCGACCACAATGATAGTCTAGGTTTACTCCACCACCACTTCCACTACCAACACCAAAATCACCACCACAACCAACAGCCTCTCTACGCCGGGGATGGGTCCCACCTCCACCCGGACCCACACCTCATGTGCTTAAAGCTCGGCAAGCGACACTACTTCGAGCAGGACACTGCAAACCCTCTGGGTGATCGACACGTGTCTCTGCCAatcccatcatcatcatcgtcatcatctaTAGGCAAGAGAGGCAAACCCTACTACAGCGGTGGTGTTGTTACCGTTACTTCTTCCTCCGCCGCCACGTCATCGTCGTCATGTTCGACGTTGCCGGCGACAGTTCCGAGGTGCCAGGTTGACGGGTGCCACGTGGCACTCATAAACGCCAAGGACTATCACCGGAGACACAAGGTGTGTGAAATGCACTCAAAGGCTCCAAAAGTGGTGGTTCTAGGGTTAGACCAGCGTTTCTGTCAGCAGTGTAGCAG GTTTCATGCAGTGTCAGAATTCGATGAGTCGAAGAGGAGCTGCAGGAGGAGATTAGCAGGGCACAACGAGCGAAGAAGGAAGAGCAGTCATGATTCTGCTGCTACCAAGAATTCTACTCAAG GAtgtgctctctctcttctgtCATCAAAGACCGATTCTTGGGTATCTCCTCCTGATCTATCCACAAGATCCAGTGCAGCACTGCGTGAATTGATAGCAGAACACCGTGCAGCCATCCTATCTCGGCAGCTTGTTTTTGATAGAGACTGGCACACACAACACCATGCAATGGAGGAACTAGGAGATGCCCAACAACCAAGGTCCAATTCTCCTATACCCCATCAGTACCAAATGTTTCCTGAGCCACATAGTTGGGACAGGTTCCATGAAAGTGACACACATGTTACCTTAGACCTCATGCAGGCTTCTAGCTCAGCATTCGGATTATTGTCTATGAGGGGTAAAAATAAAGATGATGAAGAATGTTCTGACTTGTGGAACTCCTTTCATGGAGCTCATgtaatctga
- the LOC126723069 gene encoding squamosa promoter-binding-like protein 8 isoform X3, with translation MEIGGNMFGQSNGNRGQNGNNNASLGWDIWELSTSRLDWNTNSNNTFYNTTTTTAAVSTAADDTSITAGSPTTTRNDASASHALLFSDHNDSLGLLHHHFHYQHQNHHHNQQPLYAGDGSHLHPDPHLMCLKLGKRHYFEQDTANPLGDRHVSLPIPSSSSSSSIGKRGKPYYSGGVVTVTSSSAATSSSSCSTLPATVPRCQVDGCHVALINAKDYHRRHKVCEMHSKAPKVVVLGLDQRFCQQCSRFHAVSEFDESKRSCRRRLAGHNERRRKSSHDSAATKNSTQGQES, from the exons atggaGATTGGCGGGAACATGTTTGGTCAGAGCAACGGTAACAGGGGGCAAAATGGTAATAATAATGCCAGTCTAGGCTGGGATATCTGGGAGCTTAGTACTTCAAGGTTAGATTGGAATACTAATAGTAACAACACATTttacaacaccaccaccaccaccgcagCCGTCTCCACCGCCGCAGACGACACTTCCATCACGGCGGGGAGTCCCACCACCACTCGTAATGATGCAAGTGCATCCCACGCGCTTCTTTTCTCCGACCACAATGATAGTCTAGGTTTACTCCACCACCACTTCCACTACCAACACCAAAATCACCACCACAACCAACAGCCTCTCTACGCCGGGGATGGGTCCCACCTCCACCCGGACCCACACCTCATGTGCTTAAAGCTCGGCAAGCGACACTACTTCGAGCAGGACACTGCAAACCCTCTGGGTGATCGACACGTGTCTCTGCCAatcccatcatcatcatcgtcatcatctaTAGGCAAGAGAGGCAAACCCTACTACAGCGGTGGTGTTGTTACCGTTACTTCTTCCTCCGCCGCCACGTCATCGTCGTCATGTTCGACGTTGCCGGCGACAGTTCCGAGGTGCCAGGTTGACGGGTGCCACGTGGCACTCATAAACGCCAAGGACTATCACCGGAGACACAAGGTGTGTGAAATGCACTCAAAGGCTCCAAAAGTGGTGGTTCTAGGGTTAGACCAGCGTTTCTGTCAGCAGTGTAGCAG GTTTCATGCAGTGTCAGAATTCGATGAGTCGAAGAGGAGCTGCAGGAGGAGATTAGCAGGGCACAACGAGCGAAGAAGGAAGAGCAGTCATGATTCTGCTGCTACCAAGAATTCTACTCAAG GTCAGGAAAGTTAA
- the LOC126723069 gene encoding squamosa promoter-binding-like protein 7 isoform X1 produces MEIGGNMFGQSNGNRGQNGNNNASLGWDIWELSTSRLDWNTNSNNTFYNTTTTTAAVSTAADDTSITAGSPTTTRNDASASHALLFSDHNDSLGLLHHHFHYQHQNHHHNQQPLYAGDGSHLHPDPHLMCLKLGKRHYFEQDTANPLGDRHVSLPIPSSSSSSSIGKRGKPYYSGGVVTVTSSSAATSSSSCSTLPATVPRCQVDGCHVALINAKDYHRRHKVCEMHSKAPKVVVLGLDQRFCQQCSRFHAVSEFDESKRSCRRRLAGHNERRRKSSHDSAATKNSTQGEKFPYFSSSPTGCALSLLSSKTDSWVSPPDLSTRSSAALRELIAEHRAAILSRQLVFDRDWHTQHHAMEELGDAQQPRSNSPIPHQYQMFPEPHSWDRFHESDTHVTLDLMQASSSAFGLLSMRGKNKDDEECSDLWNSFHGAHVI; encoded by the exons atggaGATTGGCGGGAACATGTTTGGTCAGAGCAACGGTAACAGGGGGCAAAATGGTAATAATAATGCCAGTCTAGGCTGGGATATCTGGGAGCTTAGTACTTCAAGGTTAGATTGGAATACTAATAGTAACAACACATTttacaacaccaccaccaccaccgcagCCGTCTCCACCGCCGCAGACGACACTTCCATCACGGCGGGGAGTCCCACCACCACTCGTAATGATGCAAGTGCATCCCACGCGCTTCTTTTCTCCGACCACAATGATAGTCTAGGTTTACTCCACCACCACTTCCACTACCAACACCAAAATCACCACCACAACCAACAGCCTCTCTACGCCGGGGATGGGTCCCACCTCCACCCGGACCCACACCTCATGTGCTTAAAGCTCGGCAAGCGACACTACTTCGAGCAGGACACTGCAAACCCTCTGGGTGATCGACACGTGTCTCTGCCAatcccatcatcatcatcgtcatcatctaTAGGCAAGAGAGGCAAACCCTACTACAGCGGTGGTGTTGTTACCGTTACTTCTTCCTCCGCCGCCACGTCATCGTCGTCATGTTCGACGTTGCCGGCGACAGTTCCGAGGTGCCAGGTTGACGGGTGCCACGTGGCACTCATAAACGCCAAGGACTATCACCGGAGACACAAGGTGTGTGAAATGCACTCAAAGGCTCCAAAAGTGGTGGTTCTAGGGTTAGACCAGCGTTTCTGTCAGCAGTGTAGCAG GTTTCATGCAGTGTCAGAATTCGATGAGTCGAAGAGGAGCTGCAGGAGGAGATTAGCAGGGCACAACGAGCGAAGAAGGAAGAGCAGTCATGATTCTGCTGCTACCAAGAATTCTACTCAAG GTGAGAAATTTCCATACTTTTCATCATCACCGACAGGAtgtgctctctctcttctgtCATCAAAGACCGATTCTTGGGTATCTCCTCCTGATCTATCCACAAGATCCAGTGCAGCACTGCGTGAATTGATAGCAGAACACCGTGCAGCCATCCTATCTCGGCAGCTTGTTTTTGATAGAGACTGGCACACACAACACCATGCAATGGAGGAACTAGGAGATGCCCAACAACCAAGGTCCAATTCTCCTATACCCCATCAGTACCAAATGTTTCCTGAGCCACATAGTTGGGACAGGTTCCATGAAAGTGACACACATGTTACCTTAGACCTCATGCAGGCTTCTAGCTCAGCATTCGGATTATTGTCTATGAGGGGTAAAAATAAAGATGATGAAGAATGTTCTGACTTGTGGAACTCCTTTCATGGAGCTCATgtaatctga
- the LOC126723070 gene encoding squamosa promoter-binding-like protein 8 isoform X2: MLDYEWSNPSSMMLTGEEETGPDSDHTRQIFDHYTQQQQHHQQQPFHDHTGFNPHHHHQTTATNAFSHAQAHFNPHQTQTHSQFHSLYDPRAYSSASAASYHQQAPQLLSLDPVPGAAVGSGSAGYLVVPKSEDASSRPPVDFVSRIGLNLGGRTYFSSAEDEFVNRLYRRARPANEPGSGNSPRCQAEGCNADLTHAKHYHRRHKVCEFHSKASTVLAAGLTQRFCQQCSRFHLLSEFDNGKRSCRKRLADHNRRRRKTQQPNQENQKSLPDNARNLSTGSPPDSGAPSSSSVTVAVSPPRMSLDCFRQRPYQATASSASSSSLFFSSG; encoded by the exons atgctggaCTATGAATGGAGCAACCCGAGTTCAATGATGTTAACGGGCGAAGAAGAAACCGGCCCGGATTCCGACCATACCCGCCAAATCTTCGACCACTacacccaacaacaacaacatcatcaacaacaaccaTTTCACGACCACACTGGTTTCAaccctcatcatcatcatcaaaccACAGCAACCAACGCTTTCTCTCACGCGCAAGCGCATTTCAACCCacaccaaacccaaacccactcGCAATTCCACTCACTGTACGATCCACGCGCGTACTCAAGCGCGTCTGCTGCTTCTTACCACCAGCAAGCTCCCCAGCTACTCTCCCTCGACCCCGTACCCGGCGCCGCCGTGGGGAGCGGCTCCGCCGGGTACCTCGTGGTCCCGAAGAGCGAGGACGCCTCGTCTCGTCCCCCAGTGGACTTCGTGTCGAGAATTGGCCTCAATCTCGGCGGCCGGACCTATTTCTCTTCCGCCGAGGACGAGTTCGTGAACCGGCTCTACCGCCGCGCTAGACCGGCCAACGAACCCGGTTCGGGAAACTCCCCTAGGTGTCAAGCTGAAGGGTGCAATGCTGATCTCACTCACGCCAAACACTACCACCGCCGCCACAAGGTCTGTGAATTTCACTCCAAAGCCTCCACCGTACTCGCCGCCGGGTTGACTCAGCGATTCTGCCAGCAGTGTAGCAG GTTCCATCTTCTTTCCGAGTTTGATAATGGAAAAAGAAGCTGCCGGAAGAGATTGGCCGACCACAATCGTCGCAGGCGAAAAACTCAACAACCTAATCAAGAAAATCAGAAGTCTCTGCCCGACAATGCCCGGAATTTATCGACCG GGTCCCCACCTGACTCTGGAGCTCCCTCGTCATCGTCGGTGACCGTGGCAGTTTCGCCGCCACGAATGTCGTTGGATTGCTTCAGGCAACGACCTTATCAGGCAACAGCTTCTTCGGCCTCATCAAGCTCACTTTTTTTCTCAAGTGGGTAA
- the LOC126723070 gene encoding squamosa promoter-binding-like protein 8 isoform X1, which translates to MLDYEWSNPSSMMLTGEEETGPDSDHTRQIFDHYTQQQQHHQQQPFHDHTGFNPHHHHQTTATNAFSHAQAHFNPHQTQTHSQFHSLYDPRAYSSASAASYHQQAPQLLSLDPVPGAAVGSGSAGYLVVPKSEDASSRPPVDFVSRIGLNLGGRTYFSSAEDEFVNRLYRRARPANEPGSGNSPRCQAEGCNADLTHAKHYHRRHKVCEFHSKASTVLAAGLTQRFCQQCSRFHLLSEFDNGKRSCRKRLADHNRRRRKTQQPNQENQKSLPDNARNLSTGNLTRSPPDSGAPSSSSVTVAVSPPRMSLDCFRQRPYQATASSASSSSLFFSSG; encoded by the exons atgctggaCTATGAATGGAGCAACCCGAGTTCAATGATGTTAACGGGCGAAGAAGAAACCGGCCCGGATTCCGACCATACCCGCCAAATCTTCGACCACTacacccaacaacaacaacatcatcaacaacaaccaTTTCACGACCACACTGGTTTCAaccctcatcatcatcatcaaaccACAGCAACCAACGCTTTCTCTCACGCGCAAGCGCATTTCAACCCacaccaaacccaaacccactcGCAATTCCACTCACTGTACGATCCACGCGCGTACTCAAGCGCGTCTGCTGCTTCTTACCACCAGCAAGCTCCCCAGCTACTCTCCCTCGACCCCGTACCCGGCGCCGCCGTGGGGAGCGGCTCCGCCGGGTACCTCGTGGTCCCGAAGAGCGAGGACGCCTCGTCTCGTCCCCCAGTGGACTTCGTGTCGAGAATTGGCCTCAATCTCGGCGGCCGGACCTATTTCTCTTCCGCCGAGGACGAGTTCGTGAACCGGCTCTACCGCCGCGCTAGACCGGCCAACGAACCCGGTTCGGGAAACTCCCCTAGGTGTCAAGCTGAAGGGTGCAATGCTGATCTCACTCACGCCAAACACTACCACCGCCGCCACAAGGTCTGTGAATTTCACTCCAAAGCCTCCACCGTACTCGCCGCCGGGTTGACTCAGCGATTCTGCCAGCAGTGTAGCAG GTTCCATCTTCTTTCCGAGTTTGATAATGGAAAAAGAAGCTGCCGGAAGAGATTGGCCGACCACAATCGTCGCAGGCGAAAAACTCAACAACCTAATCAAGAAAATCAGAAGTCTCTGCCCGACAATGCCCGGAATTTATCGACCGGTAATCTCACAA GGTCCCCACCTGACTCTGGAGCTCCCTCGTCATCGTCGGTGACCGTGGCAGTTTCGCCGCCACGAATGTCGTTGGATTGCTTCAGGCAACGACCTTATCAGGCAACAGCTTCTTCGGCCTCATCAAGCTCACTTTTTTTCTCAAGTGGGTAA